The Nymphaea colorata isolate Beijing-Zhang1983 chromosome 5, ASM883128v2, whole genome shotgun sequence DNA segment GCGATTCCGGTGACGGAATACTCCGGCGCCAACATGCCGGCGACGGAGTGCCCCATCTGCCTCGGTGAGTTCGCCGAGGGGGAGAAGGTGCGGGTCCTACCCAAGTGCAACCACGGCTTTCACGTACGGTGCATCGACACGTGGCTCGGTTCCCATTCCTCGTGCCCCACCTGCCGGAGCTCCCTGCTCGCCCTCGCCGCCGGCTCCTCCAGACCCGCCGGGAACCGGCCGGAGCCGCCTGCTCCCGTTGTCGCTACCCCTGGGCCCCCGCCTTCTTAGTTGAACAAACTTCCGAGGCTCC contains these protein-coding regions:
- the LOC116254603 gene encoding RING-H2 finger protein ATL74-like, which encodes MGIGRRLLLEPGHLSEGSRQPRGPYTSDASFDTNMVIILAALLCALVFALGLNSIVRCALRFGRRAEAGGGGNGSQATGLKKKALRAIPVTEYSGANMPATECPICLGEFAEGEKVRVLPKCNHGFHVRCIDTWLGSHSSCPTCRSSLLALAAGSSRPAGNRPEPPAPVVATPGPPPS